In Desulfatirhabdium butyrativorans DSM 18734, a single genomic region encodes these proteins:
- a CDS encoding cation diffusion facilitator family transporter has translation MEQIESISCTHHHHHHAPEIDADNTGIRLLVTLVLNLAIPIVQIVGGVVAHSFALISDATHNFSDFAAILISYIAFRIGKKGPSLQNTFGYRRAEILAAMINVALLVGASIIILMGAFGRLMHPEPIEGGLVMVIAGIGVLGNGFSAWLLHQGSQQNVNVRGAFLHMMGDMLTSVLVVVNGFILLYRPWYWIDPLLSVLIVGFILKNCWGILKESTGILMNATPVHIDIRDVLEYLKGVRGVQGAHYLHAWSLGSSGVAFSAHIVVPDQSVSGLEPLRQRISDDLLSRFGIDHPVLQFETESCGNGGMFCEQLCTVPGTESHSPENPDLPHDASGHPVQTSFFSASIWHWVFLVCRIGLGVVWIWASFDKIRHPQAFAEIVYNYQILPDPLVNVAALVLPWFECVLGIFLVIGKWVPGAAFGSSLLMSVFLAALGYNLARGLDIHCGCFSTSASEAPISWWEMIRDGFLWFVSVGIFIREQFLRRSHQA, from the coding sequence ATGGAACAAATCGAAAGCATTTCCTGTACCCATCATCACCATCACCATGCGCCCGAAATCGACGCCGACAATACCGGCATCCGGCTGCTTGTCACACTGGTCCTGAACCTTGCCATCCCGATTGTTCAAATCGTTGGCGGTGTTGTGGCGCACAGTTTTGCCCTGATTTCGGATGCCACCCACAATTTCAGCGATTTCGCCGCCATCCTGATTTCCTATATCGCCTTCCGGATCGGCAAGAAAGGGCCTTCGCTGCAGAATACCTTCGGATACCGCAGGGCCGAGATTCTTGCCGCAATGATCAATGTGGCGCTGCTTGTCGGCGCTTCCATCATCATTCTCATGGGGGCTTTCGGGCGGCTGATGCATCCGGAGCCCATCGAAGGCGGCCTGGTCATGGTCATTGCCGGTATCGGTGTTCTTGGAAACGGTTTTTCCGCCTGGCTTCTCCATCAGGGGTCGCAGCAAAACGTGAATGTTCGCGGGGCGTTTCTGCACATGATGGGGGATATGCTCACTTCCGTACTGGTCGTTGTCAACGGTTTCATTTTGCTGTACAGGCCCTGGTACTGGATCGATCCGCTGCTCTCCGTTCTGATCGTTGGCTTCATTCTGAAAAACTGCTGGGGAATCCTGAAAGAGTCCACCGGAATTCTGATGAATGCCACACCCGTGCATATCGATATCCGGGATGTTCTCGAATACCTCAAGGGGGTCAGAGGCGTGCAGGGCGCCCATTACCTGCATGCATGGAGTCTCGGTTCATCGGGGGTGGCGTTTTCCGCGCACATCGTCGTACCCGATCAGTCCGTCAGCGGCCTGGAGCCGCTCCGGCAGCGAATTTCCGATGATCTTCTCTCACGCTTCGGCATTGACCATCCCGTGCTGCAGTTTGAAACCGAATCCTGTGGAAACGGCGGGATGTTCTGCGAGCAACTCTGCACCGTACCCGGTACGGAAAGTCATTCCCCTGAGAATCCGGATCTGCCGCACGATGCATCCGGGCATCCCGTGCAGACCTCCTTTTTCAGCGCATCGATCTGGCATTGGGTGTTCCTGGTTTGCCGGATCGGGCTTGGCGTCGTCTGGATATGGGCAAGCTTCGATAAAATCCGCCATCCCCAGGCCTTTGCCGAAATCGTTTACAATTACCAAATTCTCCCTGACCCACTGGTCAATGTCGCGGCGCTTGTTTTGCCCTGGTTCGAATGCGTGCTCGGCATCTTTCTGGTCATTGGCAAATGGGTTCCCGGGGCCGCTTTCGGCAGCAGCCTGCTGATGAGCGTTTTCCTGGCCGCCCTCGGATACAACCTTGCCCGCGGGCTCGACATCCATTGCGGCTGCTTTTCCACATCCGCCTCGGAAGCCCCGATTTCCTGGTGGGAAATGATTCGTGACGGTTTTCTCTGGTTTGTATCGGTGGGCATTTTTATCCGGGAACAATTCCTTCGCCGGTCCCATCAAGCCTGA
- a CDS encoding rhodanese-like domain-containing protein, which yields MNPENNTCSCAAHVHEAPIHPPSRGRSYEFLWQVTLLGVIAITVAVLGNTLRTDGLPWIGNYSEQTRLVSPSGRQLAIPLPEAYRLHEQKNALFIDARNPAEYREGHIQGAINVPLPQAESLLLPALEGIPDSAIVITYCDGEHCNLSKELAIMIESFGFTNVKVLVNGWSVWKKAGYPIERSA from the coding sequence ATGAATCCCGAAAATAACACCTGTTCCTGCGCCGCTCATGTCCATGAAGCTCCCATCCATCCGCCAAGCCGGGGACGTTCCTATGAATTTTTATGGCAAGTTACGCTGCTGGGCGTCATAGCCATCACTGTTGCTGTGCTGGGAAACACCCTCCGCACCGATGGGCTGCCGTGGATTGGCAATTATTCCGAACAAACGCGCCTGGTATCGCCATCCGGAAGGCAACTGGCCATACCGCTTCCGGAAGCCTACCGGTTGCATGAGCAGAAAAATGCCTTGTTTATCGATGCGAGAAATCCTGCCGAATATCGGGAAGGACATATTCAGGGAGCGATCAATGTGCCGCTACCGCAGGCGGAGAGCCTGTTGCTGCCAGCCCTCGAAGGAATCCCGGATTCGGCCATCGTTATCACGTATTGCGACGGCGAGCATTGCAACCTGAGCAAAGAGCTGGCCATCATGATTGAATCATTTGGATTTACCAACGTGAAGGTGCTTGTCAATGGCTGGAGCGTCTGGAAAAAAGCCGGATATCCCATCGAAAGATCGGCATGA
- a CDS encoding DUF1573 domain-containing protein: protein MHFRPDRSLWRLFDGFSLLFVMVILGWAGAAVAEKGPDAFLPRTVYDFGTALEGNAVVHDFVIQNRGDEPLLIHRVRTGUGCTGVSSSGQIPPGGEGTITLKFNTEGYGGRKVHESAGIETNDGSKKDLSIAMIGLVEKFALVTPDRVTMIGAPNSELKSQATVSQTTKYPFKVTGMRLKTGQYIKASYEWKDAEGKAIVTIENLMKEKGRYVDAVILTTDSAIKPEISIPVYGIIR, encoded by the coding sequence ATGCACTTTCGACCGGACAGATCGTTATGGCGGCTTTTCGATGGTTTTTCGCTGCTTTTCGTGATGGTTATCCTTGGATGGGCAGGCGCTGCCGTTGCAGAAAAGGGGCCCGATGCCTTTCTCCCGCGAACTGTCTACGATTTCGGGACTGCACTGGAAGGGAATGCCGTTGTCCACGATTTTGTGATTCAGAACAGGGGGGATGAGCCGCTCCTGATTCACCGGGTACGCACCGGCTGAGGATGTACGGGTGTCTCGAGTTCGGGACAGATTCCCCCCGGCGGCGAAGGAACGATCACCCTGAAATTCAACACGGAAGGGTATGGCGGTAGAAAAGTCCATGAAAGCGCGGGGATCGAAACCAACGATGGATCCAAAAAGGACCTGAGTATTGCCATGATCGGTCTGGTGGAAAAATTCGCCCTGGTAACGCCGGATCGGGTGACCATGATCGGCGCGCCAAATTCGGAATTGAAAAGCCAGGCCACGGTGAGTCAGACGACGAAATATCCGTTCAAGGTAACGGGGATGCGTCTGAAAACCGGGCAATACATCAAAGCCTCCTATGAATGGAAAGATGCCGAAGGCAAAGCCATCGTGACGATCGAAAATCTGATGAAGGAGAAAGGCCGTTACGTCGATGCCGTGATTCTGACGACTGACAGCGCCATCAAGCCGGAAATCAGCATACCCGTTTACGGGATCATCCGATAA
- a CDS encoding putative zinc-binding protein, whose protein sequence is MADCCASAGSNIMMLACSGGSNVGQLSNRAAVELTQEGFGKMFCLAGIGGGISGFVQSAKDAPVVVAIDGCPIGCAKKILANNGIENAKCLLLTELGIEKDKNLDPIPAELEKVKQAVRQICG, encoded by the coding sequence ATGGCGGATTGTTGTGCTTCGGCAGGGTCGAACATCATGATGTTGGCTTGTTCCGGCGGGTCGAATGTCGGCCAGCTTTCCAATCGTGCGGCTGTGGAGCTGACACAGGAAGGCTTCGGAAAGATGTTTTGTCTGGCAGGAATCGGCGGCGGAATTTCCGGGTTTGTGCAGTCTGCAAAGGATGCGCCGGTCGTGGTTGCCATCGACGGCTGCCCGATTGGATGCGCTAAAAAAATCCTTGCGAACAACGGCATCGAGAACGCGAAGTGTCTGCTGCTGACCGAATTGGGGATTGAAAAAGACAAGAACCTGGATCCGATTCCTGCGGAGCTTGAAAAGGTGAAACAGGCCGTGCGGCAGATCTGCGGGTAA
- a CDS encoding thioredoxin family protein: protein MDIKVLGPGCPKCKQTEKVVMDALSDAGVAANVEKVTDVMQIAGYGVFGTPAVVIDGEVKSVGKIPKKEEVVKWISGK, encoded by the coding sequence ATGGATATTAAGGTACTGGGCCCTGGGTGCCCCAAATGCAAGCAGACGGAGAAAGTCGTGATGGATGCCCTGAGTGATGCGGGCGTTGCGGCCAATGTTGAGAAGGTGACCGATGTGATGCAAATTGCAGGCTATGGCGTATTTGGAACGCCTGCGGTCGTCATCGACGGGGAAGTCAAGAGTGTCGGGAAAATCCCCAAGAAAGAAGAAGTCGTCAAATGGATTAGCGGGAAATAG
- a CDS encoding permease, with protein sequence MDSHAVSQKGLVGDHAVENVEEQEPSRVDWGAIWKPMTVMIAVFFVFFFLPMDSQRFTNAVLESLHLVKWYAQEHVLLCLVPAFFIAGAISCFVSQAAVMRYMGPAANKVLAYGVSSVSGSILAVCSCTVLPLFAGIWKRGAGLGPAIAFLYSGPAINILAIVLTARILGLPLGIARAVGAILFSVVIGLLMHFFFLKEETQKAEAAMHLPPVEVERPLWQNVIYFATMVGILIFANWGKSPQPVSVWNSIWAVKWWITGAFAIVLGYELILWFRVKAYKVVLAGIVTAILAFAFPHEPLVAFGAGIIGLTILVTTTRGESEDWFNSTWSFALQITPLLLGGVLAAGLLLGRPGTEGIIPSEWVSNLVGGNSLGANFFSALVGAFMYFATLTEVPILQGLIGSGMGNGPALALLLAGPALSLPNMLVIRSVMGTTKTVVYCSLVIIMSTICGMAFGHYFP encoded by the coding sequence ATGGATTCGCATGCTGTTTCGCAAAAGGGGTTGGTAGGCGATCATGCCGTAGAAAACGTCGAGGAGCAGGAACCGAGCCGCGTCGATTGGGGTGCCATCTGGAAGCCCATGACCGTGATGATCGCGGTTTTCTTTGTGTTCTTCTTCCTTCCGATGGACAGTCAACGATTCACGAACGCGGTATTGGAATCGCTGCATCTGGTGAAGTGGTACGCCCAGGAGCATGTGCTGCTCTGTCTGGTTCCGGCGTTTTTCATTGCAGGCGCCATTTCCTGCTTCGTGTCCCAGGCGGCCGTGATGCGCTACATGGGGCCGGCGGCCAACAAGGTGCTTGCCTACGGGGTCTCATCGGTTTCCGGGAGCATCCTCGCCGTTTGTTCGTGTACCGTACTGCCGCTGTTTGCAGGCATCTGGAAGCGTGGCGCAGGATTGGGGCCCGCCATCGCCTTCCTGTACTCGGGGCCTGCCATCAACATCCTGGCCATCGTTCTGACGGCCCGGATTCTGGGCCTGCCCCTGGGCATCGCCCGGGCGGTTGGCGCCATTCTGTTCAGCGTTGTCATCGGCCTGCTGATGCATTTCTTTTTCCTCAAGGAAGAGACCCAAAAGGCCGAGGCGGCCATGCACCTGCCGCCTGTGGAGGTCGAGCGGCCGCTGTGGCAGAACGTGATCTATTTCGCCACGATGGTGGGGATTCTCATTTTTGCCAACTGGGGAAAATCTCCCCAGCCCGTCAGCGTCTGGAACAGCATCTGGGCCGTCAAATGGTGGATTACCGGAGCTTTTGCCATCGTTCTGGGTTACGAGCTCATCCTGTGGTTTCGTGTAAAGGCCTATAAAGTGGTGCTGGCCGGGATCGTCACGGCGATTCTGGCCTTTGCCTTTCCCCATGAGCCGCTCGTAGCCTTCGGGGCCGGGATCATCGGCTTGACGATTCTGGTAACGACCACCCGGGGAGAGAGCGAGGACTGGTTCAATTCCACCTGGAGCTTCGCGCTTCAAATCACCCCGCTGCTTCTGGGGGGTGTGCTTGCCGCTGGGCTTCTGCTGGGTCGGCCTGGTACGGAGGGGATCATTCCGTCTGAATGGGTGAGCAACCTGGTGGGCGGCAACTCCCTTGGCGCCAATTTCTTCTCGGCCTTGGTAGGTGCTTTCATGTACTTTGCGACGCTTACGGAAGTCCCCATCCTGCAGGGGCTGATCGGATCCGGGATGGGCAACGGGCCCGCCCTCGCGCTGCTGCTGGCCGGTCCGGCTCTCTCGCTTCCCAACATGCTGGTCATCCGAAGCGTCATGGGGACGACGAAAACGGTCGTCTATTGCAGCCTGGTCATTATCATGTCAACCATATGCGGCATGGCTTTCGGTCATTATTTTCCGTAA
- a CDS encoding arsenate reductase ArsC, producing the protein MATADSVFSDKINETHKPKVLFLCTGNTCRSQMAEGFARQLCQDRLQAYSAGVNPGTIDAKAVQVMAEIGIDISGQRPKSIDSLGALSFDAVITLCDHANETCPYFPGKVLRLHQGFADPPQLAANETDVESVLRIYRKVRDEIRSFVERLPETLHEHGLMTPPSAGS; encoded by the coding sequence ATGGCAACAGCCGATTCTGTTTTTTCTGATAAGATCAATGAAACCCACAAACCGAAGGTGCTGTTTTTGTGCACCGGCAATACGTGCCGAAGCCAGATGGCCGAAGGTTTTGCCCGGCAGTTGTGCCAGGATCGTCTGCAAGCTTACTCTGCCGGTGTCAATCCAGGAACGATCGATGCGAAAGCGGTTCAGGTGATGGCCGAAATCGGCATCGATATTTCCGGGCAGCGACCGAAATCGATCGATAGCCTTGGCGCACTGTCCTTCGATGCCGTGATCACGCTGTGTGATCATGCAAACGAGACCTGCCCGTATTTCCCGGGCAAGGTGCTTCGCCTGCATCAGGGCTTCGCAGACCCGCCGCAACTGGCAGCCAACGAAACGGATGTAGAGTCGGTGTTGCGCATTTATCGAAAGGTTCGTGACGAGATTCGCTCGTTTGTGGAACGATTGCCCGAGACCCTGCATGAGCATGGCTTGATGACGCCACCATCTGCAGGATCCTGA
- a CDS encoding ArsR/SmtB family transcription factor, whose product MENFLQIMKALSDVNRVKILKALQERSLCVCEMQRLLDLAQPTVSKHLKILESCELVKRNKDGLWVNYAAVESSRRPYVSILLAGLRHWLEDDPQIIKMREKLPLVNRYAIIGERSEAEPSEMVQTG is encoded by the coding sequence ATGGAAAATTTTCTGCAGATCATGAAAGCGCTTTCCGACGTCAACCGGGTGAAAATCCTGAAGGCCCTTCAGGAACGCTCCCTGTGCGTTTGCGAAATGCAGCGCCTGTTGGATCTTGCCCAGCCAACCGTATCCAAGCATCTGAAAATCCTCGAAAGTTGTGAGTTGGTGAAACGCAACAAAGACGGTCTCTGGGTGAATTATGCCGCTGTCGAAAGCAGCAGAAGACCCTATGTGTCCATCTTGCTCGCGGGTTTGCGGCACTGGCTCGAAGATGACCCCCAAATTATAAAGATGCGGGAGAAGCTTCCCCTGGTGAATCGATATGCCATTATCGGAGAACGCTCGGAAGCGGAACCATCCGAAATGGTTCAAACCGGATGA
- a CDS encoding (Fe-S)-binding protein — MSRIVSVFVPCLMDAPHPETARSVVTVLRRIGVSVNIPKEQSCCGQPAYNNGYRREAARVARRFLKTFASARAIVCPSGSCVHMIRHEYPVLFANDAQWLRLAEEIGKRTFELTEFLVDVLQVTDVGACYPAKATYHDSCHLARGLGIRSQPRELLSNVRGLQWVEMKDSDRCCGFGGAFSIKYPEISTALCDDKIENIRNTGADTVIGCDMGCLMHIAARLATTGSPIHVRHIADILAHTGNAP; from the coding sequence ATGTCCCGCATCGTTTCGGTGTTTGTTCCCTGCCTGATGGACGCGCCCCATCCCGAAACCGCCCGATCCGTTGTCACTGTCCTGCGGCGCATCGGGGTCTCGGTCAACATACCCAAGGAACAGAGCTGCTGCGGCCAGCCGGCATACAACAACGGCTATCGCAGAGAAGCAGCCAGGGTCGCACGCCGTTTTCTGAAAACGTTTGCCTCCGCCCGGGCCATTGTCTGCCCTTCGGGCTCCTGTGTCCACATGATCCGCCATGAATACCCCGTCCTGTTCGCAAACGATGCCCAATGGCTGCGGCTTGCCGAGGAAATCGGCAAGCGGACGTTCGAGTTGACCGAATTTCTGGTCGATGTGCTTCAGGTTACCGATGTCGGTGCCTGCTATCCGGCAAAGGCCACATACCACGATTCCTGCCATCTGGCACGGGGCCTCGGCATCCGCAGCCAACCCCGGGAATTGCTTTCGAACGTCCGCGGTCTGCAATGGGTGGAAATGAAGGATTCGGATCGCTGCTGCGGTTTCGGAGGCGCCTTCAGCATCAAATACCCGGAAATTTCGACGGCTCTTTGCGACGACAAGATCGAAAACATCCGGAATACCGGCGCGGACACCGTCATCGGATGCGACATGGGATGCCTGATGCACATTGCCGCAAGGCTGGCAACAACCGGCTCTCCGATCCATGTGCGACACATCGCCGATATCCTGGCGCATACAGGAAACGCCCCATGA
- a CDS encoding LutB/LldF family L-lactate oxidation iron-sulfur protein, which translates to MTTPSPEHYPQQAKQALSDPILKKALKGLQDRLGSGALAAYRNLPEGEGLRHLAHEIRKAHVRNIDVLLATLGRNIRSHGGNVFFARDAAAATDYVLNLARERGVRGVVKGKSMTSEEIGINAALEKDGISVTETDLGEFIIQLAGEHPSHIIAPAIHKTREDIGRLFEKTIGIPYTDDPPALTLAARKYLRTRFLEADMGITGCNLACAQTGQIALVSNEGNIRLSTTLPRIHVAIMGMERICATLDEQLLLLRLLCRGASAQKMGGYVSFIAGPRKDGFRDGPEEFHLIVLDNDRSRILADPVFREVLCCIRCGGCLNVCPVYARIGGHTYGYAYSGPIGAVITPLLTGIERSKHLYCGETLCGACKDICPVGIDLPRMLLALRNIHAEGSRRWNIRPNHLLESLAYGIWAQLMTRPKLYNAAIRLGHELSPLIQRLHLPGWTPQRAIPSLAKRRFTQSPMSQTSTGENRHGS; encoded by the coding sequence ATGACAACACCTTCCCCGGAACACTACCCGCAACAAGCCAAACAGGCGCTTTCCGATCCGATCCTGAAAAAGGCGCTGAAAGGACTTCAGGACCGTTTGGGAAGCGGCGCGCTGGCCGCCTACCGGAATCTTCCCGAAGGAGAAGGCCTGAGACATCTGGCTCATGAGATCCGCAAGGCCCATGTCCGCAATATCGATGTACTGCTCGCCACCCTCGGCCGGAACATCCGGAGCCATGGCGGAAACGTGTTTTTTGCCCGGGATGCGGCTGCTGCAACCGATTATGTGCTGAACCTTGCGCGCGAGCGTGGGGTACGCGGCGTCGTCAAGGGAAAATCCATGACGAGCGAGGAGATCGGCATCAATGCCGCACTGGAAAAGGACGGCATTTCGGTAACGGAAACCGACCTGGGCGAGTTCATCATCCAACTGGCCGGCGAACATCCTTCCCACATCATCGCGCCCGCCATCCACAAAACCCGCGAAGACATCGGCAGGCTCTTCGAGAAAACCATCGGCATCCCCTACACCGACGATCCACCGGCGCTGACGCTGGCCGCCAGGAAATACCTGCGCACCCGGTTCCTGGAAGCCGACATGGGAATTACCGGCTGCAACCTGGCCTGCGCCCAAACCGGCCAGATCGCGCTCGTCTCGAACGAGGGCAATATCCGCTTGTCTACCACCCTGCCCCGGATTCATGTGGCCATCATGGGCATGGAGCGGATTTGCGCCACCCTCGATGAGCAGCTCCTGCTGCTCCGGCTGCTCTGCAGGGGCGCATCGGCCCAGAAAATGGGCGGTTATGTGTCTTTCATCGCCGGTCCAAGAAAAGACGGCTTTCGGGACGGCCCGGAAGAATTTCATCTGATCGTTCTCGACAACGACCGCTCCCGCATTCTGGCCGATCCCGTTTTCCGGGAAGTCCTGTGCTGCATCCGCTGCGGCGGCTGCCTGAACGTCTGTCCCGTTTACGCGCGCATCGGCGGTCATACGTACGGATATGCCTACAGCGGGCCCATCGGCGCCGTCATCACACCGCTGCTGACCGGCATCGAACGTTCGAAACACCTGTATTGCGGGGAAACGCTCTGCGGCGCCTGCAAGGATATTTGCCCGGTTGGCATCGATCTGCCGCGGATGCTGCTCGCACTGCGGAACATCCATGCCGAAGGAAGCCGGCGCTGGAACATCCGGCCCAATCATCTTCTGGAAAGTCTCGCATACGGCATCTGGGCACAGCTCATGACCCGTCCGAAACTGTATAATGCCGCGATCCGGCTGGGGCATGAACTCTCCCCGCTGATCCAACGGTTGCACCTCCCCGGCTGGACGCCGCAACGGGCCATTCCATCCCTTGCCAAACGGCGCTTCACCCAGTCGCCCATGTCCCAGACGTCAACCGGAGAAAACCGCCATGGGTCCTGA
- a CDS encoding LutC/YkgG family protein, with protein sequence MGPDSAEHRFFVTLRTALERRGPSPDFESLFPGKTGGSSSILGPDAMTKHRERQQWIQAFIEEAKALFMDATRIETPEQLADAIGAIAEATHAEWAPVRTAVCCNHPMIAHAAIADNLRDRHIDVHFPDAAASPEAFRNRCAEATLGIFVADYAIAESATLVLRNCADCPRLVSLLPSASIAIVPMECILPTFSQLADILACSPANEGMSFITGPSKTADIEAVMVQGAHGPRSLHVLFTSF encoded by the coding sequence ATGGGTCCTGATTCCGCAGAACATCGTTTTTTCGTGACCCTTCGCACCGCTTTGGAGCGGAGAGGGCCCTCACCGGATTTCGAAAGTCTCTTTCCCGGGAAAACCGGCGGCTCTTCTTCCATTCTGGGGCCGGATGCAATGACGAAGCACCGGGAGCGGCAACAATGGATCCAGGCGTTCATCGAAGAGGCCAAAGCGCTTTTCATGGATGCCACGCGCATCGAAACCCCTGAGCAACTGGCCGATGCCATCGGCGCCATTGCCGAAGCGACCCATGCCGAATGGGCCCCTGTCCGGACGGCCGTCTGCTGCAACCATCCGATGATCGCTCACGCTGCCATCGCCGACAACCTCCGGGACCGTCACATCGATGTGCATTTCCCGGATGCAGCCGCTTCACCGGAAGCGTTTCGAAACCGCTGCGCGGAAGCCACCCTCGGCATTTTCGTGGCGGATTACGCCATAGCCGAATCGGCAACGCTCGTTCTCCGAAATTGTGCCGACTGCCCCCGTCTCGTATCGCTTCTGCCCTCGGCATCGATCGCCATCGTTCCAATGGAATGCATCCTTCCCACGTTTTCCCAACTTGCCGATATTCTGGCGTGCTCTCCGGCAAACGAGGGCATGAGCTTCATCACCGGTCCCAGCAAAACCGCAGACATCGAGGCCGTCATGGTGCAGGGCGCCCACGGGCCCCGCAGCCTGCATGTCCTGTTCACCTCCTTCTGA
- a CDS encoding ABC transporter substrate-binding protein yields the protein MKRGIFAGFAVMLSLVLAGSAAFAAGAIKVGLIDCYSGPPSTYTNDVRDAFKLAVDAINAKGGVLGKKIEFQTRDTKFKVDLGIAAAKELIMKENVNLLMGTINSAEALAISDICKTEKIPFIVTFAKSDAITGAKGNRYVFSVNENTAMAGKAAAIGLSKKPYRKYWIAGDDYEYGHAIGSAVWDNLKKLDPKVELLGQTWWKVGEPDFTPYISAILAAKPDAVIVATGGASCVPFLKAAKATGFNEKVPFYMHTATELSTLQPLGLDAPEGVIGTSNYFYYYPKTAENEKFAADFQKAYGRPPKVGALYGYIAAMFISKAYEKAGSTDTEKFVDALEKLTVDSPIGPLTMRSFDHQVMLPMYMGITKKEPGYDFLVASDIVTIPGEQVMPSIEEIQKARGK from the coding sequence ATGAAAAGAGGAATATTTGCGGGATTTGCCGTGATGTTGTCGCTGGTATTGGCTGGCTCCGCCGCTTTTGCGGCGGGCGCCATCAAGGTAGGGCTCATCGATTGCTACAGCGGCCCTCCCAGTACATACACCAATGACGTCCGGGATGCTTTCAAACTGGCCGTCGATGCCATCAACGCCAAGGGCGGTGTTCTCGGCAAGAAAATCGAGTTCCAGACCCGCGACACGAAATTCAAGGTGGACCTGGGGATCGCAGCAGCCAAGGAACTCATCATGAAGGAAAACGTCAACCTGCTGATGGGCACCATCAACAGCGCCGAGGCGCTGGCCATCTCGGATATCTGCAAGACCGAAAAAATCCCCTTCATCGTCACCTTCGCCAAAAGTGACGCCATCACCGGCGCCAAAGGCAACCGCTATGTCTTTTCCGTGAACGAAAACACGGCCATGGCCGGTAAGGCCGCAGCCATCGGTCTTTCGAAAAAACCCTACCGCAAATACTGGATTGCAGGCGATGACTATGAATATGGCCATGCCATCGGCAGCGCCGTGTGGGACAATCTGAAGAAACTCGATCCAAAAGTGGAGCTGCTCGGCCAGACCTGGTGGAAAGTCGGTGAGCCGGATTTTACCCCGTACATCTCCGCCATCCTGGCCGCAAAACCGGATGCAGTCATCGTTGCCACAGGCGGCGCAAGCTGTGTGCCGTTCCTGAAGGCCGCGAAAGCGACCGGATTCAACGAAAAAGTTCCCTTCTACATGCATACGGCAACCGAGCTCTCCACCCTGCAGCCGCTCGGGCTCGATGCCCCGGAAGGCGTGATCGGCACATCGAATTATTTCTACTATTATCCCAAGACGGCTGAAAACGAAAAATTCGCCGCCGATTTCCAGAAAGCCTACGGCAGGCCGCCCAAGGTCGGCGCACTCTACGGGTATATCGCCGCCATGTTCATCAGCAAGGCTTACGAAAAAGCCGGTTCCACGGATACGGAAAAATTCGTGGACGCCCTGGAAAAGCTGACCGTCGATAGTCCCATCGGCCCGCTGACGATGCGCAGTTTCGATCATCAGGTGATGCTGCCGATGTACATGGGCATCACAAAGAAGGAGCCGGGATACGATTTTCTGGTCGCATCCGACATCGTGACCATCCCCGGCGAGCAGGTCATGCCGAGCATCGAGGAAATCCAGAAGGCCAGAGGCAAGTAG